A single region of the Agromyces sp. Leaf222 genome encodes:
- a CDS encoding sensor histidine kinase — translation MTTIDDLQDSARRAPAWLAYRPGPWLSLIAAPVLLLPPFVAAVATGDWARVAYVLLLGGVFGIAVSLPFGSRRRPTAATEAVFAGLLLLCTGYLVLWRTEQALLFPLLAVAASLAIRRRWAMAMVGSIAVSGAIAVGTSTGSLEAAVLVGFAAFAGGAGNFLVQYYVALARELDRTRERLAVAAVAEERLRFSRDLHDLLGHSLSVIAVKSEAARRLSRRDPDVAATHIAEVETIAREALDEVRSVVVGSRSMSLGEELSNARRALEDAGVAVSVTMPDRALPVTVDAVLGWVVREGATNVLRHSAARRCAVEVAVSAGLVRIVVADDGPSHREGTVATTAVDDGSGLVGLRERVEAVGGAIAVSSDPSEFRLAADIPLLGGAGR, via the coding sequence ATGACGACGATCGACGATCTTCAGGACTCCGCACGGCGGGCGCCGGCCTGGCTCGCCTACCGACCGGGCCCGTGGCTCTCGCTCATCGCCGCACCGGTGCTGCTGCTGCCGCCGTTCGTCGCAGCGGTCGCGACCGGTGACTGGGCGAGGGTCGCTTACGTGCTGCTGCTCGGCGGCGTCTTCGGGATCGCGGTGTCGTTGCCGTTCGGCTCGCGCCGACGCCCCACGGCCGCGACCGAGGCCGTGTTCGCCGGCCTGCTGCTGCTCTGCACCGGCTACCTCGTGCTCTGGCGCACCGAGCAGGCGCTGCTGTTCCCGCTCCTCGCCGTGGCCGCGTCACTCGCGATCCGCCGTCGCTGGGCCATGGCCATGGTCGGCTCGATCGCGGTCAGCGGTGCGATCGCCGTCGGAACGTCGACCGGATCGCTCGAAGCGGCCGTGCTCGTCGGGTTCGCAGCATTCGCGGGCGGAGCCGGCAACTTCCTCGTGCAGTACTACGTCGCCTTGGCGCGAGAACTCGACCGCACGCGCGAGCGACTCGCCGTCGCAGCGGTCGCCGAGGAGCGCCTGCGCTTCTCTCGCGACCTGCACGACCTCCTCGGCCACTCCCTCTCGGTCATCGCCGTCAAGTCCGAGGCGGCGCGACGGCTCAGCCGACGGGATCCGGATGTCGCGGCCACCCATATCGCCGAGGTCGAGACGATCGCGCGCGAGGCGCTCGACGAGGTTCGGTCGGTGGTCGTGGGCTCACGGTCGATGAGTCTCGGCGAGGAGCTCTCGAATGCTCGTCGCGCGCTCGAGGACGCGGGCGTCGCAGTGTCCGTGACCATGCCCGACCGGGCGCTTCCCGTCACCGTCGACGCGGTGCTGGGCTGGGTCGTGCGCGAGGGGGCGACGAACGTGCTGCGGCATTCGGCGGCCCGCCGCTGCGCTGTCGAGGTCGCCGTGTCGGCGGGGCTGGTGCGCATCGTGGTCGCCGACGACGGCCCGAGTCATCGTGAAGGCACGGTGGCGACGACCGCCGTCGACGACGGAAGCGGGCTCGTGGGACTGCGCGAACGAGTCGAGGCGGTCGGCGGGGCCATCGCGGTCAGCTCGGATCCATCGGAGTTCCGGCTCGCGGCGGACATCCCGCTCCTAGGAGGGGCAGGTCGATGA
- a CDS encoding DNA-binding response regulator gives MSEPTTILIAEDQRMMRSALTTLLDLEDDLAVIGGVERGDEVVAAAQRLRPDIVLLDIELPGCSGLDVIAPLIEAVPGCSVVVVTTFGRPGYLGRALAAGARGFLVKDDPVERLAAAIRRVRSGERVVDPKLAAEALGDRGSPLTEREAEVLRASAAGATVIDIAVQLSLSPSTVRNYLSGAIGKLGARNRLEAFTIARERGWL, from the coding sequence ATGAGCGAGCCGACGACCATCCTCATCGCCGAGGACCAGCGCATGATGCGCTCCGCGCTCACCACCCTGCTCGACCTCGAGGACGATCTCGCGGTGATCGGCGGGGTGGAGCGTGGTGACGAGGTCGTGGCCGCCGCGCAGCGCCTTCGGCCCGACATCGTGCTCCTCGACATCGAACTGCCCGGATGCAGCGGGCTCGACGTGATCGCGCCGCTGATCGAGGCTGTGCCCGGCTGCTCCGTCGTCGTCGTGACGACCTTCGGCCGCCCGGGATACCTCGGTCGTGCACTCGCCGCGGGCGCGCGCGGATTCCTCGTGAAGGACGACCCGGTCGAGCGACTGGCCGCCGCGATCCGGCGGGTTCGATCGGGTGAACGAGTCGTCGATCCGAAGCTCGCGGCCGAGGCGCTCGGCGACCGTGGCTCGCCGCTCACCGAGCGGGAGGCCGAGGTGCTGCGCGCCTCCGCGGCGGGGGCGACCGTCATCGACATCGCCGTGCAGCTCTCGCTGTCGCCGAGCACGGTGCGCAACTACCTCTCAGGTGCGATCGGCAAGCTCGGTGCGCGCAACCGTCTGGAAGCGTTCACGATTGCTCGAGAGCGAGGCTGGCTCTGA